One Solea senegalensis isolate Sse05_10M linkage group LG21, IFAPA_SoseM_1, whole genome shotgun sequence DNA segment encodes these proteins:
- the dolk gene encoding dolichol kinase, which yields MLINPALVESAIVLAMVLCVHMAVWNQHSWCSIALVIQAFYVQHKWDRLLKSGGAVFQFRPAANSGIVPASMVMPLLGLALKEKCSASGNVYFERFSMVVTITGMMLALFLSLIALGITRPVPTNTCVIAGMSGSAILYTTKQTLTVSEVIEVLEVLLIFVYLSLIVLYLLPRCFTPGEALLIVGGISFIVNQLIKRSLNLAEVKGDPVNYFLPVVVVGSLLLGVFFALLFCFMESETWVSSLFFHMMTAVLGLGILMPWLSLFIGRHPIMWLLDFLTLNDRRLCLLGYWVFLVVLATCVVLHQNYQRQSGSKKHQASTVVRKYFHLIVVATFVPGLIYDRQLLHVASVGCLAVFLFLEYVRYFRIRPLGQLLRQLLTLFLDERDSGPLILTHVYLLLGMSLPIWLFPGPCVPKGILIGAGGLVPYAGVLAVGVGDTVASVFGSTMGEIRWPGTKKTMEGTATSVFAQIIAVAIFLIFDGSINLNSTYSWIVGSITLVAMLEAYTSQIDNLLLPLYLYILLLL from the coding sequence ATGCTGATCAACCCGGCGCTTGTGGAGTCCGCCATCGTTCTAGCCATGGTGCTCTGTGTTCACATGGCCGTCTGGAACCAGCACTCTTGGTGCAGCATAGCCCTTGTCATCCAGGCTTTCTACGTGCAGCACAAATGGGACCGTCTGCTCAAGTCAGGGGGGGCCGTGTTCCAGTTTCGTCCAGCGGCAAATAGCGGCATCGTCCCGGCCTCTATGGTGATGCCCTTGCTCGGGCTAGCACTGAAGGAAAAGTGCTCTGCTTCAGGGAATGTCTACTTTGAGCGCTTCTCCATGGTTGTCACCATCACCGGCATGATGTtggctctgtttctgtctctgattGCACTCGGCATCACAAGACCTGTGCCTACAAACACCTGTGTGATAGCAGGCATGTCGGGCAGTGCAATTCTTTACACAACCAAACAGACGCTGACTGTGTCTGAGGTCATCGAGGTCTTAGAGGTACTTTTGATCTTCGTCTATCTCAGCCTGATCGTGCTTTATCTGCTGCCTCGCTGCTTCACACCCGGAGAGGCGCTTCTCATCGTTGGTGGAATCAGTTTCATCGTGAACCAGCTCATCAAGCGCTCGCTGAATCTGGCAGAAGTCAAAGGAGATCCAGTGAACTACTTCCTGCCTGTGGTCGTGGTCGGCTCACTGCTTTTAGGCGTTTTCTTTGCCCTGCTCTTTTGCTTCATGGAGTCAGAGACCTGGGTGTCATCGCTCTTCTTTCACATGATGACAGCAGTTCTGGGTCTGGGAATCCTCATGCCATGGCTCTCCCTGTTCATCGGCCGGCACCCCATCATGTGGCTGCTGGactttttaacattaaatgacaGAAGACTCTGTTTGTTGGGGTACTGGGTCTTTCTGGTCGTTTTAGCcacctgtgttgtgttgcacCAGAACTACCAACGTCAGTCTGGGTCCAAGAAGCACCAAGCCTCGACTGTTGTCCGAAAGTACTTTCATCTGATTGTAGTGGCCACTTTTGTTCCAGGGCTGATATATGACAGGCAACTGCTTCATGTGGCATCCGTGGGTTGTTTGGCAGTTTTCTTGTTCCTCGAGTACGTGCGTTACTTTCGGATCCGGCCGCTGGGTCAGCTGCTCAGACAGCTGCTCACCCTGTTCCTGGATGAACGTGATTCTGGGCCTCTCATCCTGACCCATGTCTATCTGCTGCTGGGCATGTCACTGCCAATATGGCTGTTCCCTGGGCCCTGTGTGCCTAAGGGGATACTTATTGGTGCGGGAGGCCTGGTGCCTTATGCAGGTGTGCTGGCTGTGGGCGTTGGAGACACTGTGGCGTCTGTGTTTGGCAGCACCATGGGGGAAATCCGTTGGCCTGGCACTAAGAAAACAATGGAGGGGACTGCAACATCTGTGTTCGCCCAAATAATTGCTGTTGCCATCTTTCTCATCTTTGATGGAAGTATTAACCTGAACTCCACCTATTCATGGATTGTTGGCTCCATCACTCTGGTGGCCATGCTGGAAGCCTACACCTCCCAAATAGACAATCTCCTCCTTCCACTCTACCTCtacatcctgctgctgctttga
- the phyhd1 gene encoding phytanoyl-CoA dioxygenase domain-containing protein 1 isoform X1 encodes MDFMTDRDVQKYLEDGYVVLDGLLTSQECDELRQRMTEIVDQMDVPQHCRITFSTYHEEQLQKQMQGNADYFITSGDKIRFFFEKGVFDDKGEFIVPKQQSLNKVGHALHAYEPFFKKVTHSPKVQGISMKLGLISPVILQSMYIFKQPGIGGEVTPHQDATFLYTEPLGRVTGMWIALEDATVNNGCLWFIPGSQHSGISRRMVRTPEGTFPLTDFTGREKVYDDEKFIAAPVKKGGVVLIHGEVVHRSAENKSDDSRHVYTFHLMESQDTQWSPDNWLQPTDELPFPSLYTK; translated from the exons ATGGATTTCATGACAGATCGTGATGTGCAAAAG TACTTAGAGGACGGGTATGTGGTTCTGGACGGGCTGCTGACCTCTCAGGAGTGTGATGAACTGAGACAGAGGATGACGGAGATTGTGGACCAGATGGACGTCCCGCAGCACTGCCGCATCACCTTCTCTACCTATCATGAAGAACAGCTCCAAAAACAG ATGCAG GGAAATGCTGACTATTTTATCACCAGTGGTGATAAGATAcgttttttctttgaaaaaggAGTTTTTGATGACAAAG GGGAGTTCATCGTACCAAAACAGCAGTCACTGAACAAAGTTGGTCATG CGCTACATGCCTATGAGCCGTTTTTCAAAAAGGTTACACATTCACCCAAAGTTCAG GGCATATCTATGAAGCTGGGCCTCATAAGTCCTGTCATACTCCAAAGCATGTACATTTTCAAG CAACCGGGCATTGGTGGggaag TGACACCTCATCAAGATGCCACATTTCTGTACACGGAGCCTCTGGGCAGAGTTACAGGGATGTGGATTGCTCTGGAAGATGCCACTGTGAACAATGGCTGTCTGTGGTTTATCCCGGGCTCACAACACA GTGGTATTTCTCGCCGTATGGTGCGGACTCCAGAGGGCACGTTTCCCCTCACAGACTTCACTGGAAGAGAGAAGGTGTACGACGATGAGAAGTTCATAGCAGCGCCGGTTAAAAAAG GTGGCGTGGTCCTGATCCACGGCGAGGTGGTGCATCGAAGTGCTGAAAACAAATCGGATGACTCTCGCCATGTCTATACATTCCACCTCATGGAATCCCAGGACACCCAGTGGAGCCCTGACAACTG GTTGCAGCCGACGGATGAGCTTCCTTTCCCATCTCTCTACACTAAGTGA
- the phyhd1 gene encoding phytanoyl-CoA dioxygenase domain-containing protein 1 isoform X2 encodes MDFMTDRDVQKYLEDGYVVLDGLLTSQECDELRQRMTEIVDQMDVPQHCRITFSTYHEEQLQKQGNADYFITSGDKIRFFFEKGVFDDKGEFIVPKQQSLNKVGHALHAYEPFFKKVTHSPKVQGISMKLGLISPVILQSMYIFKQPGIGGEVTPHQDATFLYTEPLGRVTGMWIALEDATVNNGCLWFIPGSQHSGISRRMVRTPEGTFPLTDFTGREKVYDDEKFIAAPVKKGGVVLIHGEVVHRSAENKSDDSRHVYTFHLMESQDTQWSPDNWLQPTDELPFPSLYTK; translated from the exons ATGGATTTCATGACAGATCGTGATGTGCAAAAG TACTTAGAGGACGGGTATGTGGTTCTGGACGGGCTGCTGACCTCTCAGGAGTGTGATGAACTGAGACAGAGGATGACGGAGATTGTGGACCAGATGGACGTCCCGCAGCACTGCCGCATCACCTTCTCTACCTATCATGAAGAACAGCTCCAAAAACAG GGAAATGCTGACTATTTTATCACCAGTGGTGATAAGATAcgttttttctttgaaaaaggAGTTTTTGATGACAAAG GGGAGTTCATCGTACCAAAACAGCAGTCACTGAACAAAGTTGGTCATG CGCTACATGCCTATGAGCCGTTTTTCAAAAAGGTTACACATTCACCCAAAGTTCAG GGCATATCTATGAAGCTGGGCCTCATAAGTCCTGTCATACTCCAAAGCATGTACATTTTCAAG CAACCGGGCATTGGTGGggaag TGACACCTCATCAAGATGCCACATTTCTGTACACGGAGCCTCTGGGCAGAGTTACAGGGATGTGGATTGCTCTGGAAGATGCCACTGTGAACAATGGCTGTCTGTGGTTTATCCCGGGCTCACAACACA GTGGTATTTCTCGCCGTATGGTGCGGACTCCAGAGGGCACGTTTCCCCTCACAGACTTCACTGGAAGAGAGAAGGTGTACGACGATGAGAAGTTCATAGCAGCGCCGGTTAAAAAAG GTGGCGTGGTCCTGATCCACGGCGAGGTGGTGCATCGAAGTGCTGAAAACAAATCGGATGACTCTCGCCATGTCTATACATTCCACCTCATGGAATCCCAGGACACCCAGTGGAGCCCTGACAACTG GTTGCAGCCGACGGATGAGCTTCCTTTCCCATCTCTCTACACTAAGTGA
- the lrrc8aa gene encoding leucine rich repeat containing 8 VRAC subunit Aa, producing the protein MIPITELRYFADTQPTYRILKPWWDVFTDYISIIMLMIAVFGGTLQVTQDKMICLPCKWVVNKSCETMPISNMTTLYASEPKGIQYDLDRHQYNYVDAVCYETELHWFAKYFPYLVLLHTLIFLASSNFWFKFPRTSSKLEHFVSILLKCFDSPWTTRALSETVVEESDPKPLGKMNGSMDKKASCVSEDVEASVPMLQRTKSRIEQGIVDRSETGVLDKKEGEQAKALFEKVKKFRIHVEEGDIVYRLYIRQTIIKVIKFLLIISYTAYYVGYIRFSVVCAVNLQKLTGYNTFSCAHPLATLFKILAYFYISLVVVYGLISMYTLCWMLSRSLKRYSFESIREESSYSDIPDVKNDFAFMLHMIDQYDPLYSKRFAVFLSEVSENKLRQLNLNNEWTLEKLRQRITKNSQEKLELHLFMLSGIPDTVFDLIELEVLKLELISDVTIPPIIAQLSNLREMWLYHTPAKIEAPALAFLRENLKSLHIKFTDIKEIPLWIYSLKNLSELHLTGNLSAENNRYIVIDGLRELKRLKVLRLKSNLTKLPQVVTDVGVHLQKLSINNEGTKLMVLNSLKKMVNLTELELVRCDLERIPHSIFSLHNLQEIDLKDNNLKTIEEIISFQHLHRLVCLKLWYNQIAYIPIQIGTLTNLERLYLNRNKIEKIPSQLFFCRKLRFLDLSHNNLTNIHADVGFLQNLQYFAVTANRIETLPPELFQCKKLRTLNLGNNCLQTLPSRFGELTGLTQLELRGNRLECLPVELGECRLLKRSALVVEEDVFNTLPSEVKEQLWRADKEQA; encoded by the exons ATGATTCCCATCACAGAGCTCCGGTACTTTGCTGACACCCAGCCAACGTACCGTATCTTGAAGCCATGGTGGGACGTTTTCACCGACTACATCTCGATCATCATGCTGATGATTGCAGTGTTTGGTGGTACACTGCAGGTCACACAGGACAAGATGATCTGCCTGCCTTGCAAATGGGTGGTCAACAAGTCATGCGAGACCATGCCCATCTCAAATATGACCACCCTCTATGCATCAGAACCAAAAGGCATTCAGTATGACCTTGACCGTCATCAGTATAATTATGTTGATGCTGTCTGCTACGAGACTGAGCTACACTGGTTTGCCAAATATTTCCCCTATCTGGTGCTACTTCACACCCTCATCTTCCTGGCCTCTAGCAACTTCTGGTTCAAGTTTCCCCGCACAAGCTCAAAACTGGAGCACTTTGTCTCCATCCTCCTCAAGTGCTTTGACTCCCCATGGACAACAAGGGCTTTGTCTGAGACTGTGGTGGAAGAGAGTGATCCTAAACCTCTTGGAAAAATGAACGGTTCAATGGATAAAAAAGCCTCTTGCGTGAGCGAGGATGTTGAGGCTAGTGTGCCAATGCTTCAACGAACAAAGTCCAGAATTGAACAAGGAATAGTCGATCGCTCTGAAACTGGGGTTCTAGATAAAAAAGAAGGGGAGCAGGCGAAGGCTCTTTTTGAGAAGGTGAAGAAGTTCAGGATCCACGTAGAGGAGGGTGATATAGTGTACCGTCTATACATACGTCAGACCATTATCAAAGTAATCAAGTTTCTACTCATTATTAGCTACACAGCCTACTATGTAGGTTACATCAGGTTCAGTGTAGTGTGCGCAGTGAACCTTCAGAAGCTAACAGGGTATAACACATTCTCTTGTGCCCACCCATTGGCAACACTTTTCAAAATTTTGGCCTATTTCTACATCAGCTTGGTAGTGGTTTATGGTTTAATCTCCATGTACACTCTGTGTTGGATGCTCAGCCGCTCCCTCAAAAGATACTCCTTCGAATCAATCCGGGAGGAGAGCAGCTATAGTGACATCCCTGACGTGAAGAACGACTTTGCCTTCATGTTACACATGATAGACCAATATGACCCTCTGTATTCCAAGCGCTTTGCTGTATTTCTGTCAGAGGTGAGTGAGAACAAGTTGAGGCAGCTGAACCTTAACAACGAGTGGACGTTGGAGAAGTTGAGGCAGCGCATCACCAAAAACTCTCAGGAAAAGCTGGAGCTACATCTGTTCATGCTCAGTGGGATCCCAGACACAGTATTTGATCTCATAGAGCTTGAAGTGCTTAAGCTGGAGCTCATCTCTGACGTAACTATACCACCAATCATTGCCCAGCTTTCCAACCTGAGAGAGATGTGGCTTTACCACACACCAGCTAAAATCGAGGCTCCAGCTCTGGCTTTTCTGAGGGAAAACCTGAAGTCACTCCATATCAAGTTCACTGACATCAAGGAGATCCCACTGTGGATCTACAGCCTGAAAAACCTCAGTGAGTTGCACTTAACTGGGAACCTGAGTGCAGAAAACAATCGTTACATTGTCATTGATGGGCTCAGAGAGCTCAAAAGGCTCAAAGTTCTCCGTCTGAAAAGTAACCTGACCAAGCTGCCACAGGTAGTGACAGATGTGGGCGTCCACCTCCAGAAGCTCTCCATCAATAATGAGGGTACCAAGCTTATGGTGCTCAACAGCCTGAAGAAAATGGTCAACCTGACAGAGCTTGAGCTTGTTCGTTGTGACCTTGAACGCATCCCCCACTCCATCTTTAGTCTGCACAATTTGCAGGAGATTGACCTGAAGGACAACAATCTGAAGACAATAGAAGAGATCATCAGCTTCCAGCACCTGCATCGGCTGGTGTGCCTCAAACTATGGTACAATCAGATCGCCTACATCCCCATTCAGATCGGAACGCTTACCAACCTGGAGAGGCTCTATTTAAACAGAAACAAGATTGAGAAAATCCCCAGCCAGCTTTTCTTCTGCCGCAAGCTGCGGTTCTTGGACCTGAGTCATAACAACCTAACCAACATCCATGCTGATGTTGGTTTCCTCCAGAACCTGCAGTACTTTGCTGTGACAGCAAACAGG ATTGAGACTTTGCCCCCAGAGCTCTTCCAGTGTAAGAAGCTGCGTACTCTGAATCTGGGTAACAACTGCCTCCAGACGCTGCCTTCGCGCTTTGGAGAGCTCACAGGGTTGACCCAGCTAGAGCTGAGAGGGAACCGTCTGGAGTGTCTCCCGGTGGAGCTCGGTGAGTGTCGACTGTTGAAGAGGAGTGCACTGGTGGTGGAAGAGGACGTGTTCAACACGCTGCCATCAGAAGTCAAAGAACAGCTTTGGAGGGCGGATAAGGAGCAAGCTTGA